A stretch of Terriglobia bacterium DNA encodes these proteins:
- a CDS encoding aryl-sulfate sulfotransferase, producing the protein MHGKHLILTAAVLLLAGFAMPAQALAISVSLNPSIPSPAAVGTIVTWSASVQNSGAGTLWYRFRTAPVGGNFQMVRDYGPNSSLDWTMSDHEGTFQIEVSVRNLGTGESATATATYVMTSRVTANTPVISTTANPLVFLYSAPPCPAGGKMTVYFQSPVGVVNTPFMTCQDGLSMNFYLAGLAPNSTYWAMHMVQTPNGIAFGPSMLLTTPSIPLSVPGATPLQSPPLPLMNGIVLHAALTNITMATDLYGNLMWYYPGQISYLTRPQQNGHMFGVFEAFGSDQSKQILREFDLAWTTIRETNAARINEQLAALGVHQIGAFHHEARALPNGSVLVLASSEQMMTDIQGPGQVDVIGDVILVLDQNLQVTWAWDSFQHLDWTRMATLGEVCTQQAAGCPPFFQAQQANDWLHGNSVELTPDGNILYSSRHQDWLIKIAYASGRGDGRTMWRLGNGGDFQINSSDPNPWFSHQHDSQYEAGYSSKIVLFDDGDVRRATDPNAHSRGQVFLLDEQNLVATPVLNADLGGYSLALGSAQKLPNGNYHFGQGWLQPSNTSQAIEVDPSGKVVFALQLNSPAYRSFRLADLYTPYDPQPANYVLGPSLNYYNAQGQLYTNEPRSYWLTADGKWWQGELSGRITPLSSPPWLVQ; encoded by the coding sequence ATGCACGGGAAACATCTGATTCTGACTGCTGCTGTTTTGCTATTGGCCGGCTTTGCCATGCCTGCTCAGGCTTTGGCCATTTCGGTTTCACTGAACCCATCCATTCCGTCGCCGGCAGCGGTCGGCACGATTGTGACCTGGAGCGCATCCGTTCAGAACTCAGGAGCCGGCACTTTGTGGTACAGGTTCCGCACGGCGCCTGTCGGCGGAAATTTCCAAATGGTGCGCGATTATGGACCCAATTCCTCGCTCGACTGGACCATGAGCGATCACGAAGGGACCTTTCAAATCGAGGTTTCGGTGCGCAACCTGGGCACCGGTGAATCCGCGACAGCCACGGCCACCTACGTAATGACATCGCGCGTCACCGCCAATACACCTGTCATCAGCACGACGGCCAATCCTCTGGTCTTTCTTTACAGCGCGCCGCCCTGTCCTGCCGGAGGCAAGATGACCGTATACTTCCAATCCCCGGTAGGTGTTGTAAACACGCCATTTATGACGTGCCAGGATGGTTTGAGCATGAACTTCTACCTGGCCGGCCTGGCACCCAATTCGACCTATTGGGCTATGCACATGGTCCAAACCCCCAACGGGATCGCGTTTGGCCCATCCATGTTGCTGACGACTCCGAGTATCCCTCTTTCGGTCCCTGGCGCCACCCCTCTGCAGTCCCCGCCGCTGCCCCTTATGAATGGTATCGTGCTTCATGCGGCGCTGACGAACATCACCATGGCTACAGATCTGTACGGCAACCTCATGTGGTACTACCCCGGACAAATCTCCTATCTGACGCGTCCGCAGCAAAACGGGCATATGTTTGGTGTCTTTGAAGCCTTCGGCTCGGACCAGTCCAAGCAGATTCTCCGGGAGTTCGATCTGGCGTGGACAACGATTCGCGAGACCAACGCGGCCCGCATCAACGAACAACTCGCGGCCTTGGGAGTGCACCAGATAGGTGCCTTCCATCATGAAGCGAGAGCGCTGCCCAACGGCTCTGTTCTCGTGCTGGCCAGCTCGGAACAGATGATGACCGATATCCAGGGACCTGGACAGGTGGACGTGATCGGAGATGTGATTCTGGTTTTGGATCAAAACCTACAGGTGACCTGGGCTTGGGACTCATTTCAGCACCTCGACTGGACTCGAATGGCGACTTTGGGAGAGGTGTGCACTCAGCAGGCCGCCGGCTGTCCTCCGTTCTTTCAGGCTCAGCAGGCAAACGATTGGCTGCACGGCAATTCGGTGGAACTCACGCCCGATGGAAATATCTTGTACTCTTCCCGCCACCAGGATTGGCTGATCAAGATCGCCTACGCGAGCGGTAGGGGCGACGGAAGGACAATGTGGCGCCTGGGAAATGGCGGGGATTTCCAGATAAACTCCTCGGATCCGAATCCCTGGTTCAGCCATCAGCACGACTCCCAGTATGAGGCCGGATATAGTTCGAAAATCGTCCTGTTCGATGATGGAGACGTCCGGCGCGCCACCGATCCCAATGCGCACAGCCGCGGTCAAGTGTTTCTCCTGGATGAGCAGAACCTCGTAGCGACGCCGGTCCTCAACGCGGACCTTGGGGGTTACTCTTTAGCTCTGGGCTCCGCGCAAAAACTCCCCAACGGCAACTACCATTTCGGTCAGGGCTGGCTGCAGCCAAGTAACACGAGTCAGGCTATCGAGGTGGATCCCTCCGGCAAGGTGGTATTTGCACTGCAGCTGAATTCACCGGCGTATCGCTCATTCCGCCTGGCGGATCTCTATACGCCCTACGACCCGCAGCCGGCAAATTATGTATTAGGACCTTCGCTCAATTACTATAACGCTCAGGGACAGCTGTACACGAACGAGCCTCGATCGTATTGGCTGACCGCAGATGGAAAGTGGTGGCAGGGCGAATTGAGCGGCAGGATAACCCCCCTCAGCAGTCCGCCTTGGCTCGTTCAGTGA
- a CDS encoding sulfatase: MSKREFLKSAAAAALAPVVLAASSSTSSQQSRPPNVVLICTDDLGYGDLSCYGSGVSRRGDGRVALRQISRSTGSGVYTPNLDRMAREGVLFHHFNSAAPVCSPSRASLLTGRYPTRVGVVDVLFPDDNVGLSESETTIADMLKPLGYASMCVGKWHLGSQPQFLPTNRGFDEFYGLPYSHDMSPLPLMHNTDVIEEPVDLTTLMRRCTEQAVTFIANKKASPFFLFFAPFLPHIPLIVSDQFRGRSGMGAYGDAVQEVDWSVGQILNALMANGIDSDTLVIFTSDHGPWYQGSSADLRGRKGETFEGGVRVPCIARFPGRIPRGLVSQELASNMDVLPTVAALCGAPLPPNPLDGINVWPLLTGATMDASRDALLYFENWHLQCARVLNWKLHVARPNCLPWGPVPILGRMNLPLAKPELYRLDADPGERCDVADDYPEVVSLIRGRIEALLSSFPARVRDDWACTMGTKVQSTPIGALPVLKE; the protein is encoded by the coding sequence ATCAGCAAACGGGAATTCTTGAAATCAGCTGCCGCCGCCGCTCTGGCGCCGGTAGTTCTGGCTGCTTCAAGCTCGACCTCGAGCCAGCAGTCAAGGCCTCCGAACGTCGTACTCATTTGCACCGATGATCTTGGCTATGGTGATCTCAGTTGTTACGGATCGGGCGTTAGCCGACGTGGCGATGGACGAGTAGCGCTGCGCCAGATTTCCAGATCTACCGGATCAGGCGTATATACGCCAAACCTTGATCGGATGGCGCGAGAAGGGGTGCTCTTTCACCATTTCAATTCGGCGGCCCCGGTCTGCTCGCCTTCCCGTGCCAGCCTGCTTACGGGACGTTACCCGACGCGCGTCGGCGTAGTCGACGTCCTCTTCCCGGATGATAACGTCGGCCTGTCGGAGTCGGAGACCACCATCGCGGACATGTTGAAGCCGCTCGGCTACGCGAGCATGTGCGTGGGGAAGTGGCATCTCGGATCACAGCCGCAGTTTCTGCCCACCAACCGGGGCTTCGACGAGTTCTACGGGCTTCCCTACAGTCACGATATGTCCCCCCTGCCTTTAATGCACAACACAGACGTGATTGAAGAGCCGGTCGATCTCACCACGCTGATGCGGCGTTGCACCGAACAGGCAGTGACATTCATCGCCAACAAGAAAGCTTCCCCTTTTTTCCTTTTCTTCGCCCCTTTCCTGCCACACATTCCGCTGATCGTGTCGGACCAGTTCCGCGGCCGATCCGGAATGGGAGCCTATGGCGACGCAGTCCAGGAAGTTGACTGGAGTGTCGGCCAGATCTTGAATGCTCTTATGGCGAACGGGATTGACTCCGACACCCTGGTCATTTTCACAAGCGACCACGGGCCCTGGTATCAGGGAAGCTCGGCAGACTTGAGGGGCAGGAAGGGAGAAACTTTCGAGGGCGGCGTACGTGTGCCATGTATCGCCAGGTTTCCCGGCCGGATTCCCAGAGGCCTGGTCAGTCAGGAGCTGGCATCCAACATGGACGTTCTTCCCACGGTGGCCGCGCTCTGCGGTGCACCTTTGCCGCCCAATCCTCTCGATGGAATCAACGTCTGGCCGTTACTTACCGGGGCAACTATGGACGCAAGCCGCGACGCATTGCTTTACTTCGAAAACTGGCACCTCCAGTGTGCGCGCGTCTTGAATTGGAAGCTTCATGTGGCCCGACCCAACTGCCTGCCCTGGGGACCGGTGCCCATCCTCGGCCGCATGAATCTGCCGCTGGCCAAACCGGAGCTGTACCGGCTGGACGCAGACCCCGGAGAGCGCTGCGACGTGGCGGATGATTACCCGGAAGTAGTTTCCCTGATCAGAGGGCGCATTGAGGCCTTGCTCTCCTCCTTCCCCGCCCGGGTAAGGGACGACTGGGCCTGTACCATGGGAACCAAAGTTCAGAGCACACCGATAGGTGCCCTGCCGGTCCTCAAAGAATAG